ACAAGTGTATGCTGAAATTCTTTCACAATAAATTGACGTCAAGCAGGTATTTAGGGCGGCGGTTGATCGTGAGCGGTGGCCTGTCCGTGTCACAGGTGGGAGCAAATTGTCGACCCTCGTCAAGCGAGGGCAGATTAAACCCTCCTACGTTACCTGTGCGGGACACCCGCACTATTATGTACGCGCTTCATACTCTACCTTCGACACGTTGTActcacattttttataaacaaaattaatttgctGCCAGAGCACCCAAAAAACTGTAAAGTCAGGGTTGCTACGTAAAAAGACGGTGTTCGCACGCAGAATACCTAAACCAATAGCTATAAAATTACACTCAACTGTATTGTGTAGTGACATTGAAAGTTACCTGCATAACTACAGCTCACCCAGTAACCCACCCTTTCAAAGCAATTTCGAGTTACGACTTTTTAACGTAAGTCTATCTTGCAATGCTAACAGACAAAGGAATTCTAACTCGAGGTCACTGCTAAACTAGAATCTAATATGGTACTAAAGTCGATTTcatagtgttaaaaataaaaatacagaccTAGAGAGGTATCTAAGCTTATTATTGTATCtttagataacattttaattttttactcaTTTTGGTCTGCTGGGCAGGGACagataacgccatctattgaaaACCGACCgtaaactaatatattttagaatatgGAAATTCAgagtatatattttaaaaaggcaaatatacaaaaactttGAATGTTATTGCTGGAGTACCTATATGCAAATTCAGCAAAGAAATTCgtaagtttaaaagaaaattacactTGTGTGATAGAAAGACTCGTAttcaattataaagaaaaagttataaatagcGGTCGTGCAGAAACTTAACTACTTTTATTCGGTGTCGTGGGCagttaattaacttaataaaaaaaatcgcatgtgtaatatttgatattacttatataaaaggATAAGATTCGATAATGTTGATATTAGATATACTTGTTGTGATGTACTtcaggtaaaataaaatgattatggTTAAGTTTCGTTCAGAATCGTTGTATTGAATGGCCGCCTGTCAGCTGTACAAGTACTTTGGTTGGGAAGCTGTCAAATGGTGAATAGCAAAGCAGGAGCGGTAGTGAGAATAATTTCCAATAAATATGTCTTTTCATTCgcaatataaaagtaataggTAATCGCCGCGCCTAGCCGTAAGACCTAGCGTAAATACAAACCTATAGTAATACCGGCATCGTCGTAAAATGAGTTCGAGAGATAGGGACACAAAGTCACTCCAAGAcaagttaaaagtatttttcaaaaaggGTGCATCAGGTGAGTAGGGGTGCCGATTAAAGCGGTGTGGGGGGTGCGTCGATACGTGTGGAGAGTGTACAGAGCGGTAACGAGAGGTGTGTATGTGCACAGCGCCGCTGCCGCCGCGCAACGAGCTGGTGGTGAGCGGGGAGCTGGAGCGCGAGCTGAGCGCCGACACGCCGCTGCACCGGCGGCTGCGCGCGCTCAAGGATGTCGGCGAGAAGGCCACGCACGTCCGCGTGCAGGAGGTGAGCCCACACCCTACACACTAATATTTTAGTACCCTCATTAGTTGCATTCTGATGCAACACTAGTATATCGTTTCCTTTGACCTCTCGTTGAGACCTATTTCGTTACTGGCGTATGTTTACTTGTACATTTATATATTGTCCTGTCACTCAAAAGCTGCACTGACTCCAAATCATTATCATACCATATCATTATCTGATTGTACATATCTTGTGCTTTGGTGTGATGAATGCAACATTGTTTTCCTTTGTATAAAGTAACAGCTGATGTTTGTCATTGTTTTGgttcaattttattgtgttctccaaaataattatgttgctATGCAGATTTAACATCATAAGTTTACATGAGTAAACAcacattaaagaaaatattaaaagtgaaACAAGCTTTGTTAATGTTTGTTCATCTAAATTATTGAAATGACAGTAGTCTAGGTCTTGATTCCACCAAGTCAGTCAAGTGTTGGTTGggtattatacaaaattatttaaatatatgatGTGCCtgaaacatatgtacatattatgtgcCTGAGAGGTCAGgcacataatatgtatgtacaactCTCTATGTATTCCTTTACCATTGTAACAAGtgacattattatttctattgcatACATAGCTTTAAAAACTCAATGCTTTATGTAATTGTAACTTTCCAATATAATATTGGAATTTATATGAACATGTATTTAGAATGCTTGACATTTCCTTATCCATTTGTATAGTTGGCTTAACTCTTACACCACCCAGTGAGACTATTACCCTATtataatgttaacaaaatattcatttaatgaATATAATTCATGTGTTCCACCAGGGTGGAGTAGAAAAACTATGGTCATGCACAAGAGATCTCCTAGAAGAAACAAATGTGGAGGCACGGCACTGTGCGCTGTGGTTCCTGCAGCGGATAGCGGAGGGCCAAGCGGAGTACCTACAGATAATGCGCACCATATTATTTCACTACTTGAGGAACACACACGCCACACACTCACCAGAAGACACACAGCTCCGGTTTAAGCTGCTACACACACTCACCAACTCCGGCAAGAATATCAACTGCTTTGAAGAAGAGGTTAGCTATTATTATGTGGTTTTATCCATGCTATTGCAGTTAATTGTTTGAATCATTGGTTTTAAGTATGATTAACTATCATAGTAGGTTTATTGTATCATCTGAAGTTATGTCAACGGATTGACCTAGGCTAAATCTGGTAAATTTCTTATACTGTTAATCCATATGCCTGTTCAAACTAGTCttcattatacattattttattttatcagatgGTTTCATATGGTTACTGTTATGGAAGCTTAGTTTTAATACCATTACATCGTCACCCATTTATGAAATGACCGctccaatggttgcttaacccacaaattgTTTACCAACCAGTGGATGCATATGGCTACAaatgtacatttatatttaatagtacAAGTGAACTGGTGAGGTTAATGTATATCATACTGTTTCAGATTGGTCCGTTCCTGCTAGAATGGCTGCCTCAGATCCAGCAGCCGACCCAGCTGGTGGAGTTCCTCCAGCTCGTCATCAACGTGGTCAAGTACAATGCCACGTACCTTGACGAAGAAATTGTACATGGAATAGTcaagtatgtattatttattatactattataaacATCTATAGTTTTATGGTGCTATTTAGAATTATGTATTGATCTTTCTTTATTGGATGTGACCAAGCATGTTATTActgtcaaaacattttatatttttattatagagaAGATTTCTACAATGCAAGTAGTCATATAATAGTGtaattatttcattcatataattgaaatatgatataaatataggtataatttaGTAAGCATGCAATCATGTTTGACAGGTAATtatctttattgatttataataacTAATGTTTTGTGCTATATTAGAAATGTGCAATAGAAGCACAAATGGTTCTTATTTTTCAAGTAATCAGTATTggaacagttttatttttgagtttttgcATTTGTTTGGATCTCTTCTAAAATAGTCTAacacatataatatattgaattgaGTATCAATTGACATACCTACTAAGTGGAGTTATCCTGAATACAATCATTTAATTCAAATTGCAAACTATAATAGTAGTGTGATTATGATCTTAATCAATTTGCAGTTAGggaaaattatgtatttatgttttatgcagtgatgttgtatttaaatacttatcttTTTACTAATCgttaatacatataaattaataaaaattaattctattaacaaatatattatagaaaaatcaCATTAACCAAAAAGctgaatagtttttatttaagaatataatagGTCGTAAACGCGGTTACGGTTAGAGTACGTGTTTATATTCCAACGCCGCCTCGTGGCGGTGGTGGCTCACTCCCGCTGTTGCCATGcatttataaacttaaataaatagtgtAGCAATGAATAGAAATAGATTTGGAGCGCTGCATGCAACATTTATTGACGTGACGCTCGGTCGCATGGAAACTATCGATTTGAAACTAAATGTTACCTCATCggttaatattagtttttactGCTTATGTAGTGCAACAGTAGTTAATACTACTGAAAAGTCTCGAGTTCCAATCCCGTGTCGGGTCAAAGAGATTGcccaagaaaaaatattgctcaGATTGAAAAAGTTGAGGTTGTGGGACCTCTTCCCAAGCTCTCGTCGATTGACGTGTGTGAGTCGACTTTAGTGGACCTGGATGTTGAGGACACATTTGAAatctataaacaaagtcctgcacagttggctgggtACAATAAAACTAGTCACTGTAGCCGAATGTTAATTCGGCGAAGAGaacttcataaataatattattagttcaaATTATTACAGATAATTAGTGAGCGGTAATTGTGTTCTTATTTTAAGTGATTTATTTATCCTCGAGAGTGGTGAGCCAGTGTGGTGATGTGTCGGTGAGGTGTGTGTTACACCTCATATACCTCATATTGTTACGTTCACGTGTTTGTGAATGGCGTGAATCATGTATCGTGGTGTGCACCGCTATTAATGTTTCTTTAATGATACAACATTTCGTTccaataacttaatttatttatgagcgAGGGTAGGCAGAGGCAGTGACTatatgtttgtttcttttgaaatgcatcttaatttatattaaattgcaCTTTTGCAAACGAAATATTTGAGTTATTGGTTAAACACGGTCAATGAATAAGCAACGGTGAAAAAGTTAGCAACAcgataacaacaataaataagatAGGAACGAATAAATCTTACCTTAGGATAATAGTAACACAGTTTGTCATAGcactaaattatgtttttattcttgTGTCGGCAATAAGGAACAAAACGACAATGGTTCAGGTATTAACGTGATGCGTGTGTGTGTCGCAGTAACGCGTGCCAGCTGTGCGTGTTCGCGGCGGAGGCGAGCGTGGTGCAGAGCGGGCTGTCGCTGCTGGAGGCCGTGGTGTCGTACTCGCTGctgccgcgccgcgcgctcACCACCTTCGTGGCCGCGCTGTGCCGCACCGTCAACCTCGAGCACTACTGCCAGAACAGCTGGAAGGTcactattaacataattattctaCATGCAACATGTTGTTATAAGGCCGTAGCCTAACCCcgcgggaggagatccttgcacatagtgggacagtaatgagttacaataaaaaagatGTAGGTATGATGGCAGCAAAACTGTAGCTTATTAACATTTACTTATACCTTTGCTTTCGAGATGGCTTTCGGAGGAGCTACAGACTTTCATAATTTCTGTTGCAATTAGAAGAGTACTTAAAGTAACATTATACTCAAAGACAAATATACTCTCGTTCCAGTTGATGCGTAACGTGATGGGCGCGGACATGGGTCACGCGGCGCTGCAAGAGATGGTGGACATCCTGCGCTCGGGCTCGTCGGGCGGCGCGGCCAGCACCGggccggcgggcggcgcggcgcaggACGAGGGCGACGCGGGGCTGGTGCGCGGCGCCGTGTTCTACATCAACATGGCGCTGTGGGGGCCGCGGAGGGTGCCCACCCTCAAGGTCTCCTTCCTCGCCGTGCTGCCCGCTTTCCTCAAGGTATGCTCACTCCATTCGTATATATAGTGTAAGTATTTACTAAAACAACAGATTTATAACATGATTTTAAATGATTCGTCGAAGTGTGTTTACTgctaattgtttaattaaatatttatttgttcgaTTTTAGTTGAATTGTTAATTAACTTAGCCAAACAATACAGGCATGAAGTAGTAgcattaacacatttttttcttataacgTAAGCAGATAGTTGAGTTTCTCACTCTTAGACTTTCACTTGTTAACGTATAGTAATGTGCGTGTTGTTATGTGCAGGCCCTGGAGCGCAACCAGCCGGTGGTGACGTACGAGGTGGTGGTGAGCGTGCAGAGCGTGGTGACGCGCGTGCCGCAGGAGCTCAGCGAGCCCGCCTGGGACATCCTGCTGCCCATCCTCACCGCCGTGCTGCAGCAGGACAGTCAGTACCGCACACACTTATACACTCGCCATAGTCGTACCTGTCCTCGTATCGTTACACGTGTACGGTTTCGTCACAGAGAACTACTCGCCGCCGAACGAGCTGATCCACTCGCGCGTGCACTCGGTGATCACGAGCATCGAGCAGCTGCACGAGGCGGGCCAGTACTACGGCGACGTGGACGCGCTGCTGGAGCTCATCGACTTCTGCGGCCACGAGCGGCCCGAGGCGAGCACCATGCGGCtggtgtcggcgcgggtggcGGCGCTGTCGCCCACGGGCGCAGAGTGGCTGGCGGGCGCGCTGGCGCTGGCCGAGCGCTACCTGCGCCTGGAGCCGCGGCGCGCCGTGCGCCTGCACACGCTGGCCGAGCTGGGCGCGCTGCTGCGCCGCCACCGCTACCTGTACGAGGAGCTGCTGGAGCTGCTGGCCGTGCCCGTGCTGGGCGCCGTGGCGCTGGACGCCGACGCGGCGCTGCGGGCCGCCGCCGCCCGGGAGCTGACCGCGCTGGCGCGGGGCGCCGCCGCCGACGCCTGCACCGACCTCATCGACCTGCTGGAGAAGATCCTCAACCGGCCCTTCGAGATGTACGTGACGGACGTGCCCATCCCGGCCGACGCGGACGTGAGCGACCTGCAGCTGGCGGCGGCGGGGCTGCTGGAGCTGCTGCACGACAAGCTGCTGGCGCCGCCCGCCTCGCACGCCGCGCGGTGCTTCCTCGTGCTGCTCGACCACCTCGACAACCACTACAAGCGCCACGCGCTCTTCCAGCACCACCCCGACATCCGGATCAAGGTACGCGTCACGCGCTGCGTCGAGTGCGTATACGTGACCGTGCACGTCACATCACTCATCACGTATGCACACTGCGCAGATCTTCGAGATGCTGTTCGGGCTGCGCGCCAACCAGTTCAACTGCGTGGGGTTCTGCTACGACGCCAGCGGGGCCTTCGTGTCGGGCGCGGCGGCGCTGCGCCTGCGGCCCGTGTGCTCGCCCTTCCTGCTGGCCGAGCCGCCCGCCCAGCGCCAGcacccgccgccgccgcccaaGGACGCGCCGCCCGTACGTACACACACTACCTCCATCGTATCCTGTCGCGTTACATATGCATTCACTTATACTTACTATGCGCAAcgaatttaacattttaacatacatatgtacgtaaCACCAACGAAAGACAGTCTGatgatgtataaaaaataaatgacttaaaGTTTTTAAGAGTTTTTGAGGGAAGTAGATATCGTGCACTGGTATATCGTGATCGCTCCCCGACAGGGCACGTGCCTGCTGCCGGTGGGGCGCGCAGCGCGCATCCTGGTGACGGCGCTGACGCGGGAGAAGGAGTGGGCCGTGCTGGGCCGCGTGCTGCGGGcgctgccgctgctgctgcAGGCCCGGGCGCTGGCCATCGGCCGCCGCGCGCAGGACCTGGACATGCTCGCCTCCACGCTCTGCACCATGGTACTGTCTCCCAATTCATTGGTATTTTTACCCGTCTTCTGTGCTCCCATTGTATTCATGTGCCTGCACTACGTCAAGTACGTACGAACATTGCGCTATGAGCATTCTGTGTAAACCTAAACTCGCAGATCTCGGACCGCACGCTAAACTTCCCGGAGTGCCTGCGCGCGGCGGGCGGGCAGAAGCCGCTGATGTCGGAGTTCCACAGCACGGCGCTGCCCGGGCTGGCGGCGCTGGCGCCCTACCACGCCTACCTGGAGCCGCAGACGCAGCAGCGGATCGTGCGCTGTCTGCTCAAGTACGGCATGGGTGAGTGCAGCACTGTGCTACTGTACCCTGAGTGCACCCACGTTGTCTAACCCCGTGCTCGCCCGCAGTGCTCCGCATGCCGCAGCCGTACATCAACGCGCTGACGATCTTCACGCTGGAGACGCGCGAGACCATGGTGAAGATGCTGCCCGAAGTGCTGCTGGACCTCTCCAAGATCTCCGACACCAAGGCCATCGCCAGCCCCATGCTCGAGTTTCTATCTAGTCAGTGTTCCACCACCTTACTTACTCGTACACACTCACTATAAGTtacagaattttttttttgtttatatttatcgATACATATGGTTTCTTGAGACTTAGACCGTCTAACTTTGATCTTGGTCATAgacaaactaatttaaaacataatttcatcTTGGCAAGATTTTCGGTATCACACACTACACCCCGCCCGCAATCAAGACCGTGATAGGTCAGCCAAAATGTcgagaaaattataaattatctttaacttaatatttttaccttgttaaaatagttaatttagtTAACTACCTTGAACATGTTTCTGAGAGTTGAACACTTGTATTGTGCAGCGCTGACGCGGCTGCCGAAGGTGTTCGCGTCGTTCGTGGAGGACCAGTACATGTCGGTGTTCGCCATCCTGCTGCCCTACACCAACCCGTCGCGCTACAACCACTACGTGGTGTCGCTGGCGCACCACGTCATCGCCGCCTGGTTCCTCAAGTGCCGCCTCTCCTACAGGAGGAACTTTGTGCGCTTCATCATACATGTGTGTATTACTTTATTGTTTGATTAGCTTTACTGTGTGTATTGGTGATTTCAGTAGCAGAAACTCTAAATTGagacagttattttatttataattaaaattaaaaaggtacaaaaaaatgttggtGATATAACTCAAAATTAACAACCTATATAGCTAGGAGGAAAGTGAGCCTTAGTATCATTTTTcgaaataaacaatatagaATGGGCTCAAAATAAGTAACTATGCCTCAGCTAGTTAGTTGTTGTCTTAGTTAGTTAGGTGATAGAATTAGCTATTACATTCACAATCTAAATCTCTATAGTGTGTCATAATACAGTAATGTTGCAATCAAGTACTGTTATGTTGTGTGTGTTTTGTGCAGGGTCTCCACAACTACATAATAATGCCGTTCGAAGAGCAGCTGTACAAGACCAACCACTTCCAGAATGCAGCTAACGAGGACTCCTCCAATAGGCAGAGATCTTCCAGTTTGGTCAGTCACTATACTCATATTTACTATACGAAGTATAATTTATgctatctatatctatactagtattataaaattgtagagttttgtttgattaaacGCGCTGCTTTCAAGAACTGAtgcaaattgaaaaattgtattAGTATTGGagagcctatttattgaggaaagctatagtctatataacatcacgctacgaacaataTAACcggagtatcagtaaaaaaaatcataaaatcggggaaaattataaccctCTTTCTCTCTTATGAAACGCGAGTAAAGtggcgcaggtcagctagtcaaaaTGAAAGGTTAACTGAAGCGTGTGTCCGTGCGCAGGGCTCGAAGGCGGTGTCGCGGGCGCCGCtgggcgggcgcggcggcacGTCGGCGTCGGCCTCCGCCTCGGCCGCCTTCCACGTGGAGCTCACCGAGACCTGCCTCGACCTGCTGGCGCGCTACACCTCCACGCCCTGCAGCGTCAAGCCGCACAGGTACACCATGCTATCCCGGAGTTCAGTCATGAGCCTGGTGTATGTTATTGAATTCGCCGCTATTTCCAACGTTTCCGAGTTGCAAGGAGTGGGGGTGACGTAGACGTAAAGATGACGTTTATCCTTACCCTTACATACACTCGTCGTATTCGTTTCCTGTTTTTAATCGACTTTAAAAGGAAGAAATTGCCAATACGACCGATTTTTCGCAGCGACTTGCTGCACAAAGTTTTTTGACACGTACTAAACAGAAGGCTGTTTATTGTGTTTCAGGAGCGACACGGCCGAGTTCCTGTTTAACGGCGGTCAGTCGATGACGTGGCTGGTGGGGCACAAGCTCATCACCATCACCACCTCCGGCTGTCTGCAGAACTCCATCAAACAGGGACTCTGTGACAGGTATAACGCTTGACCAATTGCTAACTATATAAGGAtgcaactaattaaaaaaaaattacatactcTATTCTGTTCGATGAGGTTTGCATTGCATTTGTGAGCGTCACATTTGTGAACGTTGCGTTGTTCCGTTTATCTGTTCTATTATTAACAGGCTTGCAAAAATGTAGGAGGTTCTCAATTAGACtatatttggttttaaaaacCGTTTTTTTGTTAGAAACACCGAATCACTGGTTTTATTCTCGCCAAACCCGGTTTTGCTCGACAAAAATGCGATTCCGTAGTGGCGACTGTTGTAATCTGACCCCTTACAAAGCTCGCTTtacccacacacacacatggTACATGTTTATAATGGTCTGTTTGTCTCGCGCGTGTCACAGATGCGCGGTGCTGTGCAAGCAGCACGCGGACAGCGTGTCGAGCCCGCTGCCGCCGCTGCAGCACCAGCTGTCGCAGCACAACGGAGACGCCGACCTCGCCACCACCAGCCCCGCCCCCGCGACCACCACGACAACCACACCACAGGTAAACACTCACAACACTCTTCCTTATcgtaattgaaaaattataatatgttagttTTGTATCACATATCATTTTTCGTGTACGATGtcgtattttttcttaaataaaataatgtccaAACGTGCGACTATCTATTATTTCTAATAAGAAGGTCACGGCATAACGTTCAATAAATATCCCACGAAGTGCCTAAATACAGCATTTTCTAGTAATTTAAATACTGAAAGTATGTCTCTAGCACTAAAAAGTAAGCctcataaacatatttaataagatATCCGTACAAACACACACAGGTGCAAGTGAACGACGGCGCGAGCGAGGCGTCCAGCAACCAGCTGCACGTGCAGGCGCAGAACAGCGCGCCCGAAGTGAAGCGGTCAGTACCCACtcactacacactacacactgTACGACTGTTTGTTAACTTGTTGAGGTTATGGCTGACCGGCGATGTACTGCTGAGAACACGCTCCTTTAGGCTTCATTCTAACGTAGGTCAAACGTCCGGAAGATCACAATGCTTAAAGACACTGGATATGAACGCTATCGTACGCAGCTGATTTTTCTGTATAGCATGCGACACGGAAGAGAAAGGGTTAGGCTCTCCATTACGctgtttattaaagaaatactaAAGATATAACAAGCAAAATATTGGCATTCTTCTGTCTCCAACTACTATTCGTGAAAAATAAACCATTGCTATTGAATAACtaactactttttattatacaaaattaccaAGCAGCGCTTATCCAGCTGTAAAAGATCTCAGGT
Above is a genomic segment from Anticarsia gemmatalis isolate Benzon Research Colony breed Stoneville strain chromosome 8, ilAntGemm2 primary, whole genome shotgun sequence containing:
- the LOC142974540 gene encoding tuberin-like isoform X1, whose product is MSSRDRDTKSLQDKLKVFFKKGASAPLPPRNELVVSGELERELSADTPLHRRLRALKDVGEKATHVRVQEGGVEKLWSCTRDLLEETNVEARHCALWFLQRIAEGQAEYLQIMRTILFHYLRNTHATHSPEDTQLRFKLLHTLTNSGKNINCFEEEIGPFLLEWLPQIQQPTQLVEFLQLVINVVKYNATYLDEEIVHGIVNNACQLCVFAAEASVVQSGLSLLEAVVSYSLLPRRALTTFVAALCRTVNLEHYCQNSWKLMRNVMGADMGHAALQEMVDILRSGSSGGAASTGPAGGAAQDEGDAGLVRGAVFYINMALWGPRRVPTLKVSFLAVLPAFLKALERNQPVVTYEVVVSVQSVVTRVPQELSEPAWDILLPILTAVLQQDKNYSPPNELIHSRVHSVITSIEQLHEAGQYYGDVDALLELIDFCGHERPEASTMRLVSARVAALSPTGAEWLAGALALAERYLRLEPRRAVRLHTLAELGALLRRHRYLYEELLELLAVPVLGAVALDADAALRAAAARELTALARGAAADACTDLIDLLEKILNRPFEMYVTDVPIPADADVSDLQLAAAGLLELLHDKLLAPPASHAARCFLVLLDHLDNHYKRHALFQHHPDIRIKIFEMLFGLRANQFNCVGFCYDASGAFVSGAAALRLRPVCSPFLLAEPPAQRQHPPPPPKDAPPGTCLLPVGRAARILVTALTREKEWAVLGRVLRALPLLLQARALAIGRRAQDLDMLASTLCTMISDRTLNFPECLRAAGGQKPLMSEFHSTALPGLAALAPYHAYLEPQTQQRIVRCLLKYGMVLRMPQPYINALTIFTLETRETMVKMLPEVLLDLSKISDTKAIASPMLEFLSTLTRLPKVFASFVEDQYMSVFAILLPYTNPSRYNHYVVSLAHHVIAAWFLKCRLSYRRNFVRFIIHGLHNYIIMPFEEQLYKTNHFQNAANEDSSNRQRSSSLGSKAVSRAPLGGRGGTSASASASAAFHVELTETCLDLLARYTSTPCSVKPHRSDTAEFLFNGGQSMTWLVGHKLITITTSGCLQNSIKQGLCDRCAVLCKQHADSVSSPLPPLQHQLSQHNGDADLATTSPAPATTTTTTPQVQVNDGASEASSNQLHVQAQNSAPEVKRYSKYSLQHSRSTDTSSCSSLSVSDAAPLLPSSGHTTRQNSSENNKSNDPLVAVLNQFSQHFERISKEVDTEESWSRVGELAAAGACPCWCAHWAEVHVRSPTGDVCWVMRMQNQMNWDYLLESPLQEVAALLSPVGSFPAPPSAPSAPPSSASSGIGDSRQDVGSDGDPRSRSGSSSSQSRPQPLPQDLHKSSSDSIVGGDRKAQHAATHCIVQPQSVAGSRISTQPINIPGSPQRQSSSSTTDEDDMLLIVPEGKSRHPVRRSNSSPEMSSSWKAAVAARDTPRAPPPAPHAPPLAPHAPPPALVAHAHSDEITVDPDEMILLPSCEPTSTSQSLHASKKASKKCDMRVSCEAIPEEICGTSPHQPAQHPYLMTYNSDPALRSRACAGSGADQPPAAATHHNHHHQLQKTASDGTVPEGRASKPPAAPRGASVAGRERDDLPPLARSKRSNTISVMSPTRRHRYTHTHTHTNYIQAAGRPARRQRGGPRARRPAAAGALQALQHHLRHEPHAPTQVHTHTHTLTTYKPPAAPRGASVAGRERDDLPPLARSKRSNTISVMSPTRRHRYTHTHTH
- the LOC142974540 gene encoding tuberin-like isoform X2; the protein is MSSRDRDTKSLQDKLKVFFKKGASAPLPPRNELVVSGELERELSADTPLHRRLRALKDVGEKATHVRVQEGGVEKLWSCTRDLLEETNVEARHCALWFLQRIAEGQAEYLQIMRTILFHYLRNTHATHSPEDTQLRFKLLHTLTNSGKNINCFEEEIGPFLLEWLPQIQQPTQLVEFLQLVINVVKYNATYLDEEIVHGIVNNACQLCVFAAEASVVQSGLSLLEAVVSYSLLPRRALTTFVAALCRTVNLEHYCQNSWKLMRNVMGADMGHAALQEMVDILRSGSSGGAASTGPAGGAAQDEGDAGLVRGAVFYINMALWGPRRVPTLKVSFLAVLPAFLKALERNQPVVTYEVVVSVQSVVTRVPQELSEPAWDILLPILTAVLQQDKNYSPPNELIHSRVHSVITSIEQLHEAGQYYGDVDALLELIDFCGHERPEASTMRLVSARVAALSPTGAEWLAGALALAERYLRLEPRRAVRLHTLAELGALLRRHRYLYEELLELLAVPVLGAVALDADAALRAAAARELTALARGAAADACTDLIDLLEKILNRPFEMYVTDVPIPADADVSDLQLAAAGLLELLHDKLLAPPASHAARCFLVLLDHLDNHYKRHALFQHHPDIRIKIFEMLFGLRANQFNCVGFCYDASGAFVSGAAALRLRPVCSPFLLAEPPAQRQHPPPPPKDAPPGTCLLPVGRAARILVTALTREKEWAVLGRVLRALPLLLQARALAIGRRAQDLDMLASTLCTMISDRTLNFPECLRAAGGQKPLMSEFHSTALPGLAALAPYHAYLEPQTQQRIVRCLLKYGMVLRMPQPYINALTIFTLETRETMVKMLPEVLLDLSKISDTKAIASPMLEFLSTLTRLPKVFASFVEDQYMSVFAILLPYTNPSRYNHYVVSLAHHVIAAWFLKCRLSYRRNFVRFIIHGLHNYIIMPFEEQLYKTNHFQNAANEDSSNRQRSSSLGSKAVSRAPLGGRGGTSASASASAAFHVELTETCLDLLARYTSTPCSVKPHRSDTAEFLFNGGQSMTWLVGHKLITITTSGCLQNSIKQGLCDRCAVLCKQHADSVSSPLPPLQHQLSQHNGDADLATTSPAPATTTTTTPQVQVNDGASEASSNQLHVQAQNSAPEVKRYSKYSLQHSRSTDTSSCSSLSVSDAAPLLPSSGHTTRQNSSENNKSNDPLVAVLNQFSQHFERISKEVDTEESWSRVGELAAAGACPCWCAHWAEVHVRSPTGDVCWVMRMQNQMNWDYLLESPLQEVAALLSPVGSFPAPPSAPSAPPSSASSGIGDSRQDVGSDGDPRSRSGSSSSQSRPQPLPQDLHKSSSDSIVGGDRKAQHAATHCIVQPQSVAGSRISTQPINIPGSPQRQSSSSTTDEDDMLLIVPEGKSRHPVRRSNSSPEMSSSWKAAVAARDTPRAPPPAPHAPPLAPHAPPPALVAHAHSDEITVDPDEMILLPSCEPTSTSQSLHASKKASKKCDMRVSCEAIPEEICGTSPHQPAQHPYLMTYNSDPGSGADQPPAAATHHNHHHQLQKTASDGTVPEGRASKPPAAPRGASVAGRERDDLPPLARSKRSNTISVMSPTRRHRYTHTHTHTNYIQAAGRPARRQRGGPRARRPAAAGALQALQHHLRHEPHAPTQVHTHTHTLTTYKPPAAPRGASVAGRERDDLPPLARSKRSNTISVMSPTRRHRYTHTHTH